A segment of the Fusobacterium ulcerans genome:
TAATTTGAGCACAATTATTATAGCTTTTAGGTTCTTTCATTATTTTAGGTCCAAATTCTACAACTGTTCTCATAGCTGCTTCCAAAAGAGCATCACTCAGCTGTGTGTCTGCTGTACGGCTGAAATATCTCTCCATAAGATGGGACATTATATCTGTTACTCCACACCCCATTAAATAAGACGGTATTGTAAAGCAAACCTGTGGATCTAGTATTGAAAACACTGGAAAATTCTTTTCTGTATCGCATACACATTTCATTGATGTTTTCTCATCACTTATTATGGAACTTTCTGACATCTCTGACCCTGATCCCGGTATTGTAAGAACTACCCCAACATTTAGAGAATTTACAGGTTCATTTTTTCCTGTAAAAAAATCCCATACATCTCCTTCATATACTGCACCAAGGGATATAGCTTTTGCAGAGTCTATTACACTTCCTCCACCTACTGCCAGAATAAAATCTATATTATTTTTTCTGCATATTTCTATTCCTTCATATACCAGAGATAGTCTTGGGTTTGGAACAACTCCTCCAAAATTTACATATTCTATACCATTCTCTTCAAGGGATTTTACTACTTTGTCATATATCCCTAATTTCTTAATCAGGCTTCCATCTCCTTCATAATGCAGCAGAACTTTTTTGCTGTAAGCTTTCACATATTTTCCTGCTTCCTCATGAGTATCTTTTCCAAATATAAGTCTTGTGCTGCTTTTAAAATTAAAATTTTCCAATTTCTATACGCCTCCTTAGAATCATATATATACAATATCTACCTTCAGCTTTTTAAGAGATTCCTCCCATTCATTTGATAGTTTCTGATCTGTTATAATATAATCTATTTTATCTAATCCGCAAATCAGATGAGATTCCAGATTCTCAAATTTTGTTCTGTCCACTATCAAAAATGTTTCTTCTGAATTAGCTATCATTTTTCTTCTGATTTCAGCTTCTCTTTCGCTGTCATCTGTTACTCCAAATTTTCTGTTAACTGCTGTACAGCTTACAAATGCTTTATTTGCATAAAGGGTCTCCAGCTGATTTACTGCCTGACTCCCTATAAACGATTTTGTTCTCTTTCTAAAACTTCCACCAACACATACTATTTTTACCCATTTAGAATCCTGAAATACTTCTACTACTCTTATTGAGTTAGTTATAACAGTAACTTTTTTCTCATACTTATCTACAATTTGGGCTACACATACTGCTGTAGTACTGCTGTCTATCATCAGTGTATCTCCATCTTGAATAAACTCAATAGCTTTATTAGCTATCTCATGTTTTTCTTCCAGATATATCTTTTCTCTTATTTCTAAAGGA
Coding sequences within it:
- a CDS encoding iron-containing alcohol dehydrogenase, producing MENFNFKSSTRLIFGKDTHEEAGKYVKAYSKKVLLHYEGDGSLIKKLGIYDKVVKSLEENGIEYVNFGGVVPNPRLSLVYEGIEICRKNNIDFILAVGGGSVIDSAKAISLGAVYEGDVWDFFTGKNEPVNSLNVGVVLTIPGSGSEMSESSIISDEKTSMKCVCDTEKNFPVFSILDPQVCFTIPSYLMGCGVTDIMSHLMERYFSRTADTQLSDALLEAAMRTVVEFGPKIMKEPKSYNNCAQIMWAATAAHNGMIAAGRAADWASHRIEHEISAIYDITHGAGMAIVFPAWMEYVKDEDIERFSDFAVKVFGIKEDEDKEKTALRGIIELKKFFKNLKMKTSLEEAGIGEENFEVMAEKALAGSETLGRFKKLRKEDIVNILKMSK
- a CDS encoding DeoR/GlpR family DNA-binding transcription regulator, which produces MLAIQRLKEIEKILNEKGSVIISTLSKQFNVSEETIRRDLDKLEKTKVLKRVRGGAYLQSETDKQVPLEIREKIYLEEKHEIANKAIEFIQDGDTLMIDSSTTAVCVAQIVDKYEKKVTVITNSIRVVEVFQDSKWVKIVCVGGSFRKRTKSFIGSQAVNQLETLYANKAFVSCTAVNRKFGVTDDSEREAEIRRKMIANSEETFLIVDRTKFENLESHLICGLDKIDYIITDQKLSNEWEESLKKLKVDIVYI